In Humulus lupulus chromosome 7, drHumLupu1.1, whole genome shotgun sequence, the following are encoded in one genomic region:
- the LOC133792650 gene encoding disease resistance protein RUN1-like, translating into MNEDVSGPHPNINHVDLSLKPSMDADDDQHQKKKKYDVFISFRGEDTRRTITSHLEKALKERGIETYIDNRLERGEEISKALLDAIEDSKFSIVIFSTNYATSSWCLDELEHIIQCKKEEMQMVLPVFYNVDPANVRRQKESYADAFVKLEQRFSDTKTRKWRSALTEAASLSGWHVSEKDNRNDAELVDEIVKHIRGKLKTPSSIDYLEKGLVGIDKRVKDLDKLLANASKVGICGMGGLGKTTLAEVVFERSRHQFDHGCILKNVREEIEKNGSNHLAKDFIKRLSKEENGDLDYAKKRMLSHKKLLLVLDDVDSLEQYEALLEDEHDWLNSESKVIITSRNKQVLRNIVRGNENIYDLQRLNEEEALQLFLLHAFKRENVEEKEREFSRKFVDYAKGLPIALKVLGSDLYLKSMNEGQSLLSKLKQVEPDQGVQKVLKVSFDGLEEKEKSIFLVIACFFRGQDKDFVKDKLGGRGSFDAVIGVLVDKCLITISKSTFAHGLVLQVHDLLHEMGQSIARGLGRNHLQNQSRLLMSKDICHVLKNDKNWRERLKMFIVSEEFFDGDIGDRVQFTEVISLDPSTFKKVPCLRLLKLLKKNSQIEFEFPRGLDGTFPDKLRFLEWYYYPLESLGSNFTPHNLVHLSMVRSQLKKLWNETQDVNNLKYVNLSHSKNLTCFPNLAKANLQMLRLHGCTNLVNLPPLRFHNILDNAEKESEVMHKYNCLMLQFIYHKVYDERKSIHQNVRHFAVRQSVEQHSLKQDSDVFMNITPSLLDYVWTDGAYSCLLDLKGCSNLRSLSVMSGNIKFICLRSTAIKELHSSIGYLKNLLVLDLCNCKCIKNLPTSIRNLESLEYLDMFGCKSIEKFPELPKNIKGLDLSRTSIQQVDSSSFECLPCLHILYMNSCIELESLPTSICKLKSLVRLDLGKCSRLKLFPEILEPMEKLEKLYLDESGIEEMPSTIENLVVLREFNFTYCKNLKCLPTTICKLKSLTTLYVHGCSQLKSFPEILEPMEKLKKLWLNGSGIEVMPSTIENLVVLDELNLCNCKNLKCIPTTICKLKSLIALYMSGCSQLKSFPEILEPMKKLEVLWLNESGIEVMPSTIENLVVLDELNLCDCKNLKCIPTTICKLKSLTALHMRGCSQLKSFPEILEPMEKLEKLYLDETGIEEMPSTIENLVVLDVLSLRYIKNLKCLPTTICKLKSLTTLYVIGYSQLKSFPEILEPMEKLEVLYLNGSGIEVLPPSIERLVTLKYLGLTRCKDLKSIPTNIYNMRNISKIIIDDPELKNLSYCGFSSLILSGPSEAIASQLRAEVQNSKCRSSCPITSINVLFILHSDGLKCGAGIPFACCECFLFYSVHNILASQYFEYNIYRCREISKILRDECYYGEEEDQDLISCPKASFCYSGNAIPRWFTYQSVGSSIEVNLVPSSDNYFSFLGFAICIVVDFDPCTSNPGVVDLNCEYHLKSNDGQSSKFCSILLRQKATHDSDGDSNVDNNDILDWSSGNVFISYLYRKGNWKFLSGVDKAFFEFYFGESNDSTGKGRIKQCGVRLVYRQDAKEFDRAEPHI; encoded by the exons ATGAATGAAGATGTGTCTGGTCCCCACCCAAATATTAATCATGTTGACCTCTCTTTGAAGCCAAGTATGGATGCAGATGATGATCAGcatcagaagaagaagaagtacgATGTTTTTATCAGTTTCAGAGGAGAAGATACCCGCAGAACTATTACTAGTCATCTTGAGAAAGCACTCAAGGAAAGAGGGATTGAAACGTACATCGACAATAGACTTGAGAGAGGAGAAGAGATTTCCAAAGCTCTTTTGGATGCCATTGAGGACTCCAAATTCTCTATAGTTATTTTCTCGACAAATTATGCGACTTCGTCGTGGTGCTTGGACGAGCTTGAGCATATTATCCAATGTAAGAAAGAGGAGATGCAAATGGTTCTGCCTGTGTTTTATAATGTTGATCCAGCTAATGTGCGCAGACAGAAAGAAAGTTATGCAGATGCGTTTGTGAAACTTGAACAGCGTTTTTCTGATACCAAAACACGAAAATGGAGGAGTGCTCTAACTGAAGCAGCTAGTCTTTCTGGATGGCACGTTTCAGAAAAGGACAACAG gAATGATGCTGAGTTAGTTGACGAAATTGTCAAACATATTAGAGGGAAATTGAAAACTCCATCTTCAATTGATTATTTAGAGAAAGGCTTGGTTGGAATCGATAAGCGTGTTAAAGATCTCGACAAATTGTTAGCAAATGCTTCCAAGGTAGGAATTTGTGGCATGGGCGGGCTGGGTAAGACCACCCTAGCTGAAGTTGTATTCGAACGGTCTCGTCATCAATTTGATCATGGGTGCATTTTAAAAAATGTTCGAGAAGAAATCGAAAAAAATGGATCAAATCATTTGGCAAAAGATTTTATCAAAAGACTATCAAAGGAAGAAAATGGAGATTTGGATTATGCAAAAAAGAGAATGCTAAGTCATAAAAAGTTGCTGTTAGTTCTTGATGATGTGGATAGCTTGGAACAATATGAAGCTTTACTTgaagatgaacatgattggttaAACTCTGAAAGTAAAGTTATCATAACAAGCAGAAATAAACAAGTACTTCGAAATATTGTTAGAGGCAACGAAAACATATACGACTTACAGAGACTAAATGAAGAAGAAGCTCTTCAACTCTTCTTGTTGCATGCTTTCAAAAGGGAAAATGTTGAAGAAAAGGAGAGAGAATTTTCAAGAAAGTTTGTAGACTATGCTAAAGGTCTTCCAATTGCTCTTAAAGTCTTGGGTTCTGATCTTTATTTAAAGAGTATGAATGAAGGGCAAAGCTTGTTGAGTAAGCTGAAACAAGTAGAACCCGATCAAGGAGTACAAAAGGTACTAAAAGTAAGTTTTGATGGACTggaagaaaaagagaagagcATATTTCTTGTTATAGCATGTTTCTTTCGAGGTCAGGACAAAGATTTTGTGAAAGATAAATTGGGTGGTCGTGGTTCTTTTGATGCTGTTATTGGAGTTCTTGTTGACAAGTGTTTGATAACTATATCTAAAAGCACATTTGCTCATGGGCTAGTCCTTCAAGTGCATGATTTGTTACATGAAATGGGCCAGTCCATTGCTCGTGGGTTAGGTCGTAATCATTTGCAAAATCAAAGTAGATTATTGATGTCTAAAGATATTTGCCACGTCTTGAAGAATGATAAG AATTGGCGCGAAAGATTGAAGATGTTTATAGT AAGTGAAGAATTTTTTGATGGTGATATTGGTGATAGAGTACAATTTACAGAGGTGATAAGCTTGGACCCTTCAACCTTTAAAAAAGTACCATGCCTAAGATTGCTTAAACTACTGAAGAAAAATTCGCAAATTGAATTTGAATTCCCTCGTGGTCTTGATGGCACTTTTCCCGATAAGCTTAGATTCTTGGAATGGTACTACTACCCTTTGGAATCTTTAGGGTCAAATTTCACACCGCATAATCTTGTTCATCTTAGTATGGTTCGAAGCCAACTTAAGAAACTGTGGAATGAAACTCAG GATGTTAACAACTTGAAATATGTCAATCTCTCTCACTCAAAGAATCTGACTTGTTTTCCAAATCTCGCTAAAGCAAATCTTCAAATGCTGCGCCTCCATGGTTGTACAAATTTAGTTAACCTTCCCCCGTTAAGGTTTCACAACATTCTTGATAATGCAGAGAAAGAATCCGAAGTCATGCACAAATATAATTGTTTAATGCTACAATTTATATATCATAAGGTGTATGATGAGCGTAAAAGCATTCACCAGAATGTGCGACATTTTGCTGTGCGACAATCTGTTGAGCAACATTCTCTTAAGCAAGATTCTGATGTGTTCATGAATATAACCCCATCCCTATTGGACTATGTGTGGACAGACGGGGCCTATAGTTGCTTGCTTGATCTCAAAGGGTGCTCCAACCTTAGAAGTCTTTCAGTGATGTCTGGTAATATAAAATTCATATGTTTGCGTTCAACTGCAATAAAAGAATTGCATTCCTCAATTGGCTATCTCAAAAATCTTCTTGTGCTTGATCTCTGTAATTGTAAATGTATCAAGAATCTTCCAACTAGTATTCGTAATTTGGAGTCATTGGAATACCTAGATATGTTTGGATGTAAATCCATTGAAAAGTTTCCCGAGCTTCCAAAAAATATAAAAGGACTAGATTTGAGTAGAACATCAATACAACAAGTGGATTCATCATCCTTTGAGTGTCTACCTTGTCTCCATATTTTATACATGAATAGTTGTATAGAGCTTGAAAGCCTCCCAACTAGCATATGTAAGTTGAAGTCTCTTGTGAGACTAGATCTTGGAAAGTGCTCACGATTGAAACTTTTTCCAGAAATCTTGGAGCCTATGGAGAAGCTAGAGAAACTTTATTTAGATGAAAGTGGGATTGAAGAGATGCCATCAACAATAGAGAATCTTGTTGTGCTTCGTGAGTTCAACTTCACCTACTGCAAAAATCTCAAGTGCCTTCCAACCACCATTTGCAAGTTGAAGTCTCTTACAACATTATATGTTCATGGTTGCTCACAATTGAAAAGCTTTCCAGAAATCTTGGAGCCTATGGAGAAGCTAAAGAAACTTTGGTTAAATGGAAGTGGGATTGAAGTGATGCCATCAACAATAGAGAATCTTGTTGTGCTTGATGAGCTAAACTTGTGCAATTGCAAAAATCTCAAGTGTATTCCAACCACCATTTGCAAGCTGAAGTCTCTTATAGCATTATATATGAGTGGTTGCTCACAATTGAAAAGTTTTCCAGAAATCTTGGAGCCTATGAAGAAGCTAGAAGTGCTTTGGTTAAATGAAAGTGGGATTGAAGTGATGCCATCAACAATAGAGAATCTTGTTGTGCTTGATGAGCTAAACTTGTGTGATTGCAAAAATCTCAAGTGTATTCCAACCACCATTTGCAAGCTGAAGTCTCTTACAGCATTACATATGAGAGGTTGCTCACAATTGAAAAGTTTTCCAGAAATCTTGGAGCCTATGGAGAAGCTAGAGAAACTTTATTTAGATGAAACAGGGATTGAAGAGATGCCATCAACAATAGAGAATCTTGTTGTGCTTGATGTGCTAAGCTTGCGCTATATCAAAAATCTCAAGTGCCTTCCAACCACCATTTGCAAGCTGAAGTCTCTTACAACATTATATGTTATTGGTTACTCACAATTGAAAAGCTTTCCAGAAATCTTGGAGCCTATGGAGAAGCTAGAGGTACTTTATTTAAATGGAAGTGGGATTGAAGTGCTACCGCCATCAATTGAACGTCTAGTTACTCttaaatatttaggtttaactagaTGTAAAGATCTCAAGTCTATTCCAACCAACATCTACAATATGAGAAACATTTCTAAAATCATTATTGATGACCCAGAACTAAAAAATTTGTCATATTGTGGTTTTTCCTCATTAATACTATCAGGTCCCAGTGAAGCCATTGCTAGTCAATTACGTGCAGAAGTTCAAAATTCCAAGTGCAGAAGTTCTTGCCCTATCACAAGTATAAATGTTTTATTCATATTACATTCTGATGGACTCAAATGTGGCGCCGGCATTCCATTCGCTTGTTGTGAGTGCTTTCTATTTTACTCGGTGCATAATATTTTGGCGAGCCAATATTTTGAGTATAATATTTACCGGTGTCGCGAAATTTCCAAAATTTTGCGTGATGAATGTTATTATGGTGAAGAAGAAGATCAG GATTTAATAAGTTGTCCAAAAGCAAGTTTTTGCTATTCAGGAAATGCAATTCCTCGATGGTTTACTTATCAATCTGTGGGTTCATCAATAGAAGTAAACTTGGTTCCCTCTTCGGATAATTATTTCAGCTTCTTAGGCTTTGCTATATGCATTGTCGTTGATTTTGATCCGTGCACTTCAAATCCTGGTGTGGTGGACTTAAATTGTGAATACCATCTCAAAAGCAATGATGGTCAAAGTTCCAAATTCTGTTCAATTCTACTGCGACAAAAAGCTACTCATGATTCTGATGGAGATTCTAATGTAGACAACAATGACATTTTAGACTGGTCATCGGGCAATGTGTTCATATCGTATCTTTACCGAAAAGGTAATTGGAAATTTTTATCTGGAGTTGACAAGGCTTTCTTTGAATTTTACTTTGGGGAATCAAATGATAGCACCGGCAAAGGGAGAATAAAACAATGTGGAGTTCGCTTGGTATATCGCCAAGATGCAAAGGAGTTTGATAGAGCAGAACCACACATTTAA
- the LOC133792651 gene encoding disease resistance protein RPV1-like gives MGGLGKTTLAEIVFERSRHQFDHGCILKDVREQIEKNGSNHLAKDFVKRLSKEENGDLDDAKKKMLSRKKLLLVLDDVDCLEHYEALLKDERDWLNSESKVIITSRNKQVVRNIVRGNKNIYDLQILNEEEALKLFLLHAFKREIVEEKKIEFSRKFVDYAKGLPIALKVLGSDLYLKSMNAWQSLLSKLKQVEPDQGVQKVLKVSFDGLEEKEKSIFLDIACFFRGQDKYFVKDILDDRGSFDADIGVLVDKCLITISKSTFAHGPVLQMHDLLQEMGQSIARGSDRNHLQNHSRLWMSKDICHVLKNNMATTTIEGVYQVDGANRVRDNRSEEFFDGDIGDRVQFIEVISLDPSTFKKVPCLRLLKLLKKNSQIGFEFPRGLDGTFPDKLRFLEWYYYPLESLGSNFTPHNLVHLSMVRSQLKKLWNETQDVNNLKYVNLSHSKNLTCFPNLAKANLQMLRLHGCTNLVNLPPLRFHNILDNAEKESEVMHKYNCLMLQFIYHKVYDERKSIHQNVRHFAVRQSVEQHSLKQDSDVFMNITPSLLDYVWTDGAYSCLLDLKGCSNLRSLSVMSGNIKFICLRSTAIKELHSSIGYLKNLLVLDLCNCKCIKNLPTSIRNLESLEYLDMFGCKSIEKFPELPKNIKGLDLSRTSIQQVDSSSFECLPCLHILYMNSCIELESLPTSICKLKSLVRLDLGKCSRLKLFPEILEPMEKLEKLYLDESGIEEMPSTIENLVVLREFNFTYCKNLKCLPTTICKLKSLTTLYVHGCSQLKSFPEILEPMEKLKKLWLNGSGIEVMPSTIENLVVLDELNLCNCKNLKCIPTTICKLKSLIALYMSGCSQLKSFPEILEPMKKLEVLWLNESGIEVMPSTIENLVVLDELNLCDCKNLKCIPTTICKLKSLTALHMRGCSQLKSFPEILEPMEKLEKLYLDETGIEEMPSTIENLVVLDVLSLRYIKNLKCLPTTICKLKSLTTLYVIGYSQLKSFPEILEPMEKLEVLYLNGSGIEVLPPSIERLVTLKYLGLTRCKDLKSIPTNIYNMRNISKIIIDDPELKNLSYCGFSSLILSGPSEAIASQLRAEVQNSKCRSSCPITSINVLFILHSDGLKCGAGIPFACCECFLFYSVHNILASQYFEYNIYRCREISKILRDECYYGEEEDQDLISCPKASFCYSGNAIPRWFTYQSVGSSIEVNLVPSSDNYFSFLGFAICIVVDFDPCTSNPGVVDLNCEYHLKSNDGQSSKFCSILLRQKATHDSDGDSNVDNNDILDWSSGNVFISYLYRKGNWKFLSGVDLNLVVNLTAKVLIITWSLINKRTSPAISMEYCCFD, from the exons ATGGGCGGGTTGGGTAAGACCACCCTAGCTGAAATTGTATTCGAACGGTCTCGTCATCAATTTGATCATGGGTGCATTTTAAAAGATGTTCGAGAACAAATCGAAAAAAATGGATCAAATCATTTGGCAAAAGATTTTGTCAAAAGACTATCAAAGGAAGAAAATGGAGATTTGGATGATGCAAAAAAGAAAATGCTAAGTCGGAAAAAGTTGTTGTTAGTTCTTGATGATGTGGATTGCTTGGAACATTATGAAGCTTTGCTTAAAGATGAACGTGATTGGTTAAACTCTGAAAGTAAAGTTATCATAACAAGCAGAAATAAACAAGTAGTTCGAAATATTGTTAGAGGCAACAAAAACATATACGACTTACAGATACTAAATGAAGAAGAAGCTCTTAAGCTCTtcttattgcatgctttcaaaaGGGAAATTGTTGAAGAAAAGAAGATAGAATTTTCAAGAAAGTTTGTAGACTATGCTAAAGGTCTTCCAATTGCTCTTAAAGTCTTGGGTTCTGATCTTTATTTAAAGAGTATGAATGCATGGCAAAGCTTGTTGAGTAAGCTGAAACAAGTAGAACCCGATCAAGGAGTACAAAAGGTACTAAAAGTAAGTTTTGATGGACTggaagaaaaagagaagagcATATTTCTTGATATAGCGTGTTTCTTTCGAGGTCAGGACAAATATTTTGTGAAAGATATATTGGATGATCGTGGTTCTTTTGATGCTGATATTGGAGTTCTTGTTGACAAGTGTTTGATAACTATATCTAAAAGCACATTTGCTCATGGGCCAGTCCTTCAAATGCATGATTTGTTACAAGAAATGGGCCAGTCCATTGCTCGTGGGTCAGATCGTAATCATTTGCAAAATCATAGTAGATTATGGATGTCTAAAGATATTTGCCACGTCTTGAAGAATAATATG GCTACTACCACAATTGAAGGAGTATATCAAGTTGATGGTGCCAATAGAGTACGAGACAATAGAAGTGAAGAATTTTTTGATGGTGATATTGGCGATAGAGTACAATTTATAGAGGTGATAAGCTTGGACCCTTCAACCTTTAAAAAAGTACCATGTCTAAGATTGCTTAAACTACTGAAGAAAAATTcccaaattggatttgaattccCTCGTGGTCTTGATGGCACTTTTCCCGATAAGCTTAGATTCTTGGAATGGTACTACTACCCTTTGGAATCTTTAGGGTCAAATTTTACACCGCATAATCTTGTTCATCTTAGTATGGTTCGAAGCCAACTTAAGAAACTATGGAATGAAACTCAG GATGTTAACAACTTGAAATATGTCAATCTCTCTCACTCAAAGAATCTGACTTGTTTTCCAAATCTCGCTAAAGCAAATCTTCAAATGCTGCGCCTCCATGGTTGTACAAATTTAGTTAACCTTCCCCCGTTAAGGTTTCACAACATTCTTGATAATGCAGAGAAAGAATCCGAAGTCATGCACAAATATAATTGTTTAATGCTACAATTTATATATCATAAGGTGTATGATGAGCGTAAAAGCATTCACCAGAATGTGCGACATTTTGCTGTGCGACAATCTGTTGAGCAACATTCTCTTAAGCAAGATTCTGATGTGTTCATGAATATAACCCCATCCCTATTGGACTATGTGTGGACAGACGGGGCCTATAGTTGCTTGCTTGATCTCAAAGGGTGCTCCAACCTTAGAAGTCTTTCAGTGATGTCTGGTAATATAAAATTCATATGTTTGCGTTCAACTGCAATAAAAGAATTGCATTCCTCAATTGGCTATCTCAAAAATCTTCTTGTGCTTGATCTCTGTAATTGTAAATGTATCAAGAATCTTCCAACTAGTATTCGTAATTTGGAGTCATTGGAATACCTAGATATGTTTGGATGTAAATCCATTGAAAAGTTTCCCGAGCTTCCAAAAAATATAAAAGGACTAGATTTGAGTAGAACATCAATACAACAAGTGGATTCATCATCCTTTGAGTGTCTACCTTGTCTCCATATTTTATACATGAATAGTTGTATAGAGCTTGAAAGCCTCCCAACTAGCATATGTAAGTTGAAGTCTCTTGTGAGACTAGATCTTGGAAAGTGCTCACGATTGAAACTTTTTCCAGAAATCTTGGAGCCTATGGAGAAGCTAGAGAAACTTTATTTAGATGAAAGTGGGATTGAAGAGATGCCATCAACAATAGAGAATCTTGTTGTGCTTCGTGAGTTCAACTTCACCTACTGCAAAAATCTCAAGTGCCTTCCAACCACCATTTGCAAGTTGAAGTCTCTTACAACATTATATGTTCATGGTTGCTCACAATTGAAAAGCTTTCCAGAAATCTTGGAGCCTATGGAGAAGCTAAAGAAACTTTGGTTAAATGGAAGTGGGATTGAAGTGATGCCATCAACAATAGAGAATCTTGTTGTGCTTGATGAGCTAAACTTGTGCAATTGCAAAAATCTCAAGTGTATTCCAACCACCATTTGCAAGCTGAAGTCTCTTATAGCATTATATATGAGTGGTTGCTCACAATTGAAAAGTTTTCCAGAAATCTTGGAGCCTATGAAGAAGCTAGAAGTGCTTTGGTTAAATGAAAGTGGGATTGAAGTGATGCCATCAACAATAGAGAATCTTGTTGTGCTTGATGAGCTAAACTTGTGTGATTGCAAAAATCTCAAGTGTATTCCAACCACCATTTGCAAGCTGAAGTCTCTTACAGCATTACATATGAGAGGTTGCTCACAATTGAAAAGTTTTCCAGAAATCTTGGAGCCTATGGAGAAGCTAGAGAAACTTTATTTAGATGAAACAGGGATTGAAGAGATGCCATCAACAATAGAGAATCTTGTTGTGCTTGATGTGCTAAGCTTGCGCTATATCAAAAATCTCAAGTGCCTTCCAACCACCATTTGCAAGCTGAAGTCTCTTACAACATTATATGTTATTGGTTACTCACAATTGAAAAGCTTTCCAGAAATCTTGGAGCCTATGGAGAAGCTAGAGGTACTTTATTTAAATGGAAGTGGGATTGAAGTGCTACCGCCATCAATTGAACGTCTAGTTACTCttaaatatttaggtttaactagaTGTAAAGATCTCAAGTCTATTCCAACCAACATCTACAATATGAGAAACATTTCTAAAATCATTATTGATGACCCAGAACTAAAAAATTTGTCATATTGTGGTTTTTCCTCATTAATACTATCAGGTCCCAGTGAAGCCATTGCTAGTCAATTACGTGCAGAAGTTCAAAATTCCAAGTGCAGAAGTTCTTGCCCTATCACAAGTATAAATGTTTTATTCATATTACATTCTGATGGACTCAAATGTGGCGCCGGCATTCCATTCGCTTGTTGTGAGTGCTTTCTATTTTACTCGGTGCATAATATTTTGGCGAGCCAATATTTTGAGTATAATATTTACCGGTGTCGCGAAATTTCCAAAATTTTGCGTGATGAATGTTATTATGGTGAAGAAGAAGATCAG GATTTAATAAGTTGTCCAAAAGCAAGTTTTTGCTATTCAGGAAATGCAATTCCTCGATGGTTTACTTATCAATCTGTGGGTTCATCAATAGAAGTAAACTTGGTTCCCTCTTCGGATAATTATTTCAGCTTCTTAGGCTTTGCTATATGCATTGTCGTTGATTTTGATCCGTGCACTTCAAATCCTGGTGTGGTGGACTTAAATTGTGAATACCATCTCAAAAGCAATGATGGTCAAAGTTCCAAATTCTGTTCAATTCTACTGCGACAAAAAGCTACTCATGATTCTGATGGAGATTCTAATGTAGACAACAATGACATTTTAGACTGGTCATCGGGCAATGTGTTCATATCGTATCTTTACCGAAAAGGTAATTGGAAATTTTTATCTGGAGTTGACCTTAATCTTGTAGTAAATCTCACGGCAAAAGTCTTG ATCATCACATGGTCTCTGATAAACAAAAGGACTTCTCCTGCTATTTCTATGGAGTATTGCTGTTTTGATTGA